One Dermacentor andersoni chromosome 6, qqDerAnde1_hic_scaffold, whole genome shotgun sequence genomic window carries:
- the LOC126521184 gene encoding prolyl 4-hydroxylase subunit alpha-3-like, with product MSANVAGAVAAVALWVAIFLLWVQPCQARIPPNYVSSRRGDPHFGRAYREVSRWFWRYVDAERGRLDSIRRRLDRLEVAQRSYDGVDPEQYLGLPMNAFLLIKRLARDYVQVLEEARDDTNAKLLLAMRPGGKRARRYQFPSKKDVSKAAHAVLEFQKNQGYTAKQIADGLAAEPNSSLYNFQMTARDCFHLGVAASEAEDGESTQEWMLEALDRAADGTVDAAAAKEYLAYGYFLEGDYQSAADTNNQLLEEDPSNMRAFLNMEFYQEGGPGHCYASPATLLEMTLFKKLTHPARTDKTCTRLRSARQNTYEGQVYREQVVREPTTIVFHKILSSTETSALRRVSAADGVVVSGPSDHTLRELTRKLEEVTDMKVLASKIPWKQLVSYCQEHTWLNPGNNLRSKPFATWWVFTGPGVLGGLDRSLFPQVILDSGMALLRYHVMSDGTRDREPIPYSCRSDNVTIFYKHIMLEDQRVLCQASSGGACDRYALRP from the exons ATGTCTGCCAACGTCGCGGGAGCCGTGGCAGCGGTCGCCCTCTGGGTCGCCATCTTTCTGCTGTGGGTGCAGCCTTGCCAGGCGCGCATCCCGCCCAACTATGTCAGCTCGCGGCGCGGCGATCCGCACTTCGGCCGCGCGTACCGGGAGGTGAGCCGCTGGTTCTGGCGCTACGTGGACGCCGAGCGCGGCCGGCTCGACTCGATCCGGCGCCGGCTGGACCGGCTCGAGGTGGCGCAGCGCTCGTACGACGGCGTCGACCCCGAGCAGTACTTGGGACTGCCCATGAACGCGTTCCTGCTCATCAAGCGGCTCGCCAGGGACTACGTGCAAGTGCTCGAGGAGGCCAGGGACGACACCAACGCAAAGCTGCTGCTCGCCATGCGGCCGGGAGGCAAGAGGGCCAGGCGATACCAGTTTCCGAGCAAGAAGGACGTCTCCAAGGCGGCCCATGCCGTGCTTGAGTTTCAGAAGAACCAGGGATACACTGCCAAGCAGATCGCCGACGGTCTGGCCGCCGAGCCCAACTCGTCCTTGTACAACTTCCAGATGACGGCGAGAGACTGCTTCCACCTCGGCGTGGCCGCCAGCGAAGCTGAGGACGGCGAGAGCACCCAGGAGTGGATGCTCGAGGCGCTCGACCGAGCCGCTGATGGCACGgtggacgccgccgccgccaaggAGTACCTGGCCTACGGCTACTTCCTGGAGGGCGACTACCAAAGTGCCGCCGACACTAACAACCAGCTGCTCGAAGAGGACCCGAGCAATATGAGGGCGTTTCTCAACATGGAGTTCTACCAGGAAGGCGGGCCGGGTCACTGCTATGCCTCGCCTGCCACGCTTCTCGAGATGACGCTGTTCAAAAAACTCACGCATCCCGCACGAACGGACAAAACCTGCACGCGGCTTAGAAGTGCGCGGCAAAACACCTACGAAGGGCAAGTATACCGGGAGCAAGTGGTCCGGGAGCCGACCACGATCGTCTTCCACAAAATTCTATCATCTACGGAAACGTCTGCGCTGCGGCGCGTAAGCGCGGCCGACGGTGTCGTGGTCAGCGGGCCCTCCGACCACACTCTCCGAGAGCTGACCCGGAAACTGGAGGAAGTCACGGACATGAAAGTGCTCGCTTCGAAGATACCCTGGAAACAGCTGGTCTCGTACTGCCAAGAGCACACGTGGCTAAACCCGGGTAACAACCTTCGCTCGAAACCATTTGCCACGTGGTGGGTGTTCACGGGCCCCGGAGTTCTCGGCGGACTGGACAGGTCTCTTTTCCCACAAGTCATTCTTGACTCTGGGATGGCGCTGTTGCG CTACCACGTGATGAGCGATGGGACGCGAGACCGCGAGCCCATCCCGTACTCGTGCCGTAGCGACAACGTGACCATCTTCTACAAGCACATCATGCTTGAGGACCAGCGCGTCTTGTGCCAAGCATCCTCCGGCGGCGCGTGCGACAGGTACGCACTGCGGCCCTGA